The proteins below come from a single Methanolobus chelungpuianus genomic window:
- a CDS encoding 50S ribosomal protein L21e, producing the protein MPTSHGEKCCTRYKLKKTVRERGISPVSKAIQEFEEGQMVHIDIDPSVQKGMPNPRFQGRTGKIVGQRGRAYLLHIRDGNATKELISLPQHLKPQKY; encoded by the coding sequence ATGCCAACATCACACGGTGAAAAATGCTGTACACGTTACAAACTGAAGAAGACTGTAAGAGAGAGAGGGATCTCCCCTGTAAGCAAGGCCATCCAGGAATTCGAGGAGGGCCAGATGGTCCACATCGATATCGACCCCAGCGTACAGAAGGGAATGCCAAACCCAAGGTTCCAGGGAAGGACCGGCAAGATCGTAGGTCAGCGTGGCCGCGCCTACCTGCTCCACATCAGGGACGGTAATGCTACAAAGGAACTCATATCCCTCCCACAGCACCTGAAACCACAGAAGTATTAA